Proteins encoded by one window of Halomonas sp. Bachu 37:
- the coxB gene encoding cytochrome c oxidase subunit II, translating into MGLGSIIVLLSGCAGDKSILAPAGQAAADVALVWWAMLGFFTLVFVVVVVLWLYAFRRGERPERTQEQERRIARRWIVGGGLLLPGVSIVALLAFGIPAGQRMLPIPLNDPPDVIEVIGHQWWWEVRYPGAEGGEVVTANQLVMPVGEPVDFHVTGADVIHSFWVPRLGGKIDMVPGHTNRIRLEADAAGVFGGQCGEFCGTQHAHMQLYVEAMERDDYEAWLAQRQRESLQSLAVRSEAQAPAREAFMDNCARCHRVAGLSDGEDGPDLSDVGTRPALGAGTLAMEEGAIARWLKNHQQLKPGNRMPSHDDMEAETLDAIGAWLETLNP; encoded by the coding sequence TTGGGTCTTGGTTCAATCATAGTGTTGCTGAGTGGATGCGCCGGTGACAAGTCCATTTTAGCGCCCGCTGGGCAGGCCGCCGCCGATGTGGCCCTGGTGTGGTGGGCGATGCTGGGGTTCTTTACCCTGGTATTCGTCGTCGTCGTGGTGTTGTGGCTTTATGCCTTTCGCCGAGGAGAAAGGCCTGAGCGCACCCAGGAGCAGGAGCGGCGAATCGCCCGGCGCTGGATCGTCGGCGGTGGGCTGCTGTTGCCCGGCGTTTCCATCGTGGCGCTGCTGGCTTTCGGTATTCCCGCCGGGCAACGCATGCTGCCGATTCCCTTGAATGACCCGCCCGATGTCATCGAGGTTATCGGCCATCAATGGTGGTGGGAGGTGCGTTACCCGGGCGCGGAAGGCGGCGAGGTGGTGACCGCCAACCAATTGGTGATGCCGGTGGGCGAGCCGGTGGACTTTCATGTCACCGGGGCGGACGTCATCCATTCGTTCTGGGTGCCACGGCTTGGTGGCAAGATCGACATGGTGCCAGGCCACACCAACCGGATACGTCTGGAAGCCGATGCCGCCGGTGTCTTTGGCGGCCAGTGCGGGGAATTCTGCGGTACGCAACACGCCCATATGCAGTTGTATGTGGAGGCGATGGAGCGCGACGACTACGAAGCCTGGCTGGCGCAACGTCAGCGTGAATCATTACAGTCTCTGGCCGTGCGGTCCGAGGCTCAGGCGCCGGCACGCGAGGCTTTCATGGACAACTGTGCACGGTGTCACCGGGTGGCGGGCCTCTCCGATGGCGAAGACGGCCCCGATCTGTCCGATGTTGGCACCCGCCCCGCCCTGGGCGCTGGCACATTGGCAATGGAGGAGGGCGCCATCGCACGCTGGCTGAAAAACCACCAGCAACTCAAGCCGGGCAACCGCATGCCGAGCCACGATGACATGGAAGCGGAGACCCTGGATGCAATAGGCGCCTGGCTGGAGACATTGAACCCATGA
- a CDS encoding cation-translocating P-type ATPase — translation MTSFGSDQAPHAEKSASAGEAGHAEALFSLEGMWCSSCALAVEACLQRLPGIREASVHYPSASLLVSGAASTLSLETLAPVVSRLGYRLTPPESTLDAHGRLERESRYLALRLLVATVFGMWTMLASLLIYVGALPTSSLELVLAWVSAAFSVPVVGYAGLPFYRAGWRTLRAGRPGMDVLISLGVLGAVAVSLWLLSQGIADVYFDTAVMLIVLLLVGRLVDTLCRHRGLRALDALNIPNGPLERLEAGHWQACALPQVEPGDVVKIEAEGHLSVDGIIRHVPVWIDTAPMTGESTPRRMLPGDKVHAGCRNVGPAFELEVSAGVGGRRLDAMREQMWRYQARKGELQRLADRFAAWLSPLALGLAGVTLVLALLTGVALDEALVRALSVLVVACPCAVGLAVPLASLAGSSRALARGVVFRDPAVFETLAMTRAVAFDKTGTLTPGEPQLREYRHADSIPIDEVACLTNRATRDSEHPLSRAIRRWAHDQAFSSSSQDAPPLESKEQPGEGRWVAFEDGTVLHLGRREWLESLGAELPVSVHGVSNQAAASEVLLCRDLRWVATFTLGESACVDAVPALQTLRDQGMVLALISGDRAGPVHELGRSVGLSSRECFPGRSPEAKARLLQALPGPVLYVGDGINDALALASAGVGMAPEGASSAARESAAIQLLNPGITGVVEALDIARRTRRVMRQNLVLSAIYNTLALGLAVTMAIPPLVAVAAMAASSLSVMGNAARLAWSGNEPTGVDGSRRD, via the coding sequence ATGACGTCCTTTGGTTCTGACCAGGCGCCCCATGCTGAGAAGAGTGCTTCCGCCGGCGAGGCCGGCCACGCAGAAGCGCTCTTCAGCCTGGAGGGGATGTGGTGCTCCAGTTGTGCCCTGGCCGTCGAGGCGTGTCTCCAGCGGCTGCCCGGCATAAGAGAGGCGAGCGTACATTACCCCAGCGCCAGCCTGTTGGTCAGCGGCGCCGCCTCGACGCTTTCTCTTGAAACGTTGGCACCTGTGGTGTCACGGCTGGGCTACCGACTGACGCCACCGGAGTCCACCCTGGACGCCCACGGCCGCTTGGAAAGAGAGAGCCGCTACCTGGCGTTGCGTCTCTTGGTGGCGACGGTTTTCGGCATGTGGACGATGCTGGCGTCATTGTTGATCTACGTTGGCGCCTTGCCTACCTCATCGCTTGAGCTGGTCTTGGCCTGGGTTTCCGCTGCCTTTTCCGTTCCCGTGGTCGGCTATGCCGGCTTGCCGTTCTATCGGGCGGGCTGGCGAACGCTGCGAGCGGGCAGGCCGGGCATGGATGTATTGATCAGTCTGGGCGTACTCGGCGCCGTTGCGGTTTCTCTATGGTTGCTGAGCCAAGGCATCGCCGACGTCTATTTCGATACCGCAGTGATGTTGATCGTGCTTCTACTGGTCGGGCGGCTGGTCGATACTCTGTGTCGCCACCGGGGATTACGAGCCCTGGACGCCCTGAATATTCCCAATGGGCCGCTCGAGCGGCTTGAGGCGGGGCACTGGCAGGCCTGTGCATTGCCGCAAGTCGAGCCGGGCGATGTGGTGAAAATCGAGGCCGAGGGCCATTTATCGGTGGATGGCATTATTCGCCACGTCCCCGTATGGATCGATACCGCGCCCATGACCGGAGAAAGCACTCCCCGGCGGATGCTGCCGGGAGACAAGGTTCACGCCGGGTGTCGTAATGTGGGGCCTGCGTTCGAGCTCGAGGTTTCGGCGGGCGTGGGCGGGCGCCGCCTGGATGCCATGCGCGAGCAAATGTGGCGCTATCAAGCGCGCAAGGGGGAGCTGCAGCGGCTTGCCGACCGCTTCGCTGCATGGCTGAGTCCTCTGGCGCTAGGGCTGGCAGGCGTGACCCTGGTGCTGGCTTTGTTGACGGGAGTGGCGCTGGATGAGGCGCTGGTGCGTGCGCTCTCCGTGCTGGTTGTGGCGTGCCCTTGCGCGGTGGGGCTGGCCGTGCCGCTGGCAAGCCTTGCGGGTAGCAGCCGGGCGCTTGCCCGGGGCGTGGTGTTTCGCGACCCTGCGGTGTTTGAAACCCTGGCGATGACACGTGCTGTAGCTTTCGACAAGACCGGTACCCTGACCCCCGGCGAACCCCAGCTAAGGGAGTATCGTCACGCCGACAGTATTCCCATCGATGAGGTGGCTTGCCTGACGAATCGGGCCACTCGGGATAGCGAACACCCTTTGAGCCGGGCGATACGGCGCTGGGCTCATGACCAGGCTTTTTCTTCGTCATCTCAGGATGCCCCGCCACTCGAGAGCAAAGAGCAGCCCGGGGAAGGGCGGTGGGTAGCGTTTGAAGACGGCACTGTGCTGCATCTGGGGCGCCGCGAGTGGCTGGAGTCCCTGGGAGCCGAGCTTCCCGTTTCTGTTCATGGCGTTTCCAACCAGGCCGCTGCCAGCGAAGTACTGCTATGCCGGGATCTACGCTGGGTGGCTACATTTACGCTAGGCGAGTCGGCCTGTGTCGATGCGGTCCCCGCGCTGCAGACCCTGCGTGACCAGGGGATGGTATTGGCCTTGATCAGCGGCGACCGGGCCGGGCCGGTGCACGAGCTGGGGCGCAGTGTCGGCCTTTCATCCCGGGAGTGCTTCCCCGGCCGCTCTCCCGAAGCCAAGGCGCGCCTGCTCCAGGCGCTTCCCGGCCCGGTGCTGTATGTCGGCGACGGCATCAACGATGCCTTGGCCCTGGCTTCTGCTGGAGTCGGCATGGCCCCGGAAGGCGCCAGCAGCGCTGCGCGGGAAAGCGCGGCGATCCAGCTGCTCAACCCGGGAATAACGGGCGTGGTCGAGGCGCTGGATATCGCTCGCCGGACCCGTCGGGTCATGCGCCAGAACCTGGTGCTGTCGGCCATATACAATACCCTGGCACTAGGGCTGGCGGTGACGATGGCGATCCCCCCGCTCGTCGCGGTTGCCGCCATGGCGGCCAGCTCGTTGAGCGTGATGGGCAATGCCGCTCGTCTGGCCTGGAGTGGTAACGAACCCACCGGCGTTGACGGTTCGAGGCGGGATTGA
- the ctaD gene encoding cytochrome c oxidase subunit I, translating into MTQSKPKSYTAETQRLHDELYDVWGNPSGIKALTIVNHTTLGLRFMLTGMAFFLVGGLLAMLIRAQLAFPGQNFMSPDIYNQVTTMHGTVMMFLFAIPMLEGLAIYMIPKMIGARDLVCPRLTSLGYWCYLFGGLILLSSLVLETAPDSGWFMYTPLSSKEYSPGLGSDFWLLGITFVEISALSAGVELTVSILRTRTQGMALHKMPLFAWYILAMALMIVVGFPPLILGSILLELERAAGMPFFDVAGGGDPILWQHLFWLFGHPEVYIIFLPAAGIVSTLIPVFAGRPIVGYGWAVFAVITTGFISFGLWVHHMFTVGIPQLALTFFSAASMLVAVPTGIQIFLWLATLWLGKPRMQLPMLWIVGFLVIFVCGGLTGVMLALVPFDWQVHDTHFVVAHMHYVLVGGMFFPLIGGLYYWLPLFSGRMPSETLGKWGFWLTFLGFNGTFLIMHWTGLLGMPRRVYTYGAEEGWEIFNLLSSVSGFILSAGIAMMLLDIALHFRFGKPAKQNPWNAGTLEWALTMPPSPYNFVSLPEVEGRDPLWDRPDLPRTIAQGRHGLAVANHGRRELWGTDPLTGKVREVIHLPGNSWWPLFAALALAVVCISLLLRLYPLAGIATLVAAGFLLRWSWENGAHPKAAPDAHRELGDPPLHSRTMDGPGLWTMSVTLLANASFYLSFLFGWFYLWTVSPLWRMPDESPLSLTLLVIGGLLVTAGMGWLEVMLRRLRRRADNGLGPGMFAIGALGLGQVAVVGLALWAAELDVTRTAHDAVLAVGLGYLLVHGGLGAILALMQGMRVRYGFVGAHAPFEPAVVAQLWRYNVGTYWLLVGSIALLPRLLGGSP; encoded by the coding sequence ATGACTCAATCCAAACCGAAATCCTACACGGCAGAAACGCAGCGCCTGCACGATGAGCTTTATGACGTCTGGGGCAATCCCAGCGGGATAAAGGCTCTCACCATCGTCAACCACACCACTCTGGGGCTGCGTTTCATGCTCACCGGCATGGCATTCTTCCTGGTGGGCGGGCTGCTGGCCATGCTGATTCGTGCCCAGCTGGCGTTCCCGGGGCAGAATTTCATGTCGCCGGATATCTATAACCAGGTCACCACCATGCACGGCACGGTGATGATGTTTCTCTTCGCCATTCCGATGCTGGAGGGGTTGGCGATCTACATGATTCCCAAGATGATCGGCGCGCGGGATCTGGTATGTCCGCGGCTGACCTCGCTGGGCTACTGGTGTTATCTCTTCGGCGGCCTGATCCTGCTCTCGAGTCTGGTATTGGAAACGGCACCGGATAGCGGTTGGTTCATGTATACCCCGCTGAGCAGCAAGGAGTACTCCCCCGGGCTCGGGTCGGATTTCTGGCTGCTGGGTATCACCTTCGTGGAAATATCGGCATTGTCCGCCGGGGTGGAACTTACGGTCTCAATCTTGCGGACCCGTACCCAGGGCATGGCTCTGCACAAGATGCCGCTTTTCGCCTGGTACATTCTGGCGATGGCGCTGATGATCGTGGTGGGTTTTCCGCCGTTGATCCTCGGCAGCATACTGCTGGAGCTGGAGCGCGCGGCGGGCATGCCGTTCTTCGATGTGGCCGGCGGTGGCGACCCGATACTTTGGCAGCACCTTTTCTGGCTCTTCGGCCATCCCGAGGTCTACATCATCTTTCTGCCTGCGGCGGGGATCGTGTCGACCTTGATCCCGGTTTTCGCCGGGCGCCCCATCGTGGGCTACGGCTGGGCGGTCTTCGCCGTCATCACCACCGGTTTCATCAGCTTCGGGTTATGGGTCCATCACATGTTCACGGTGGGCATCCCGCAGCTGGCCCTGACCTTCTTTTCCGCCGCCAGCATGCTGGTTGCGGTACCCACGGGTATCCAGATATTTCTGTGGCTGGCTACCTTGTGGCTGGGAAAACCGCGCATGCAGTTGCCCATGCTGTGGATTGTGGGGTTTTTGGTCATCTTCGTCTGCGGAGGGCTTACCGGGGTGATGCTGGCGCTGGTTCCCTTCGACTGGCAAGTTCACGATACCCATTTCGTCGTGGCCCACATGCATTACGTTCTCGTGGGAGGAATGTTCTTTCCCCTGATCGGGGGGCTGTATTACTGGCTGCCGCTGTTCTCCGGTCGAATGCCGTCGGAGACATTGGGCAAATGGGGCTTCTGGCTGACCTTCCTGGGTTTCAACGGCACGTTCTTGATCATGCACTGGACAGGTTTACTGGGCATGCCGAGGCGGGTCTACACCTATGGCGCTGAGGAGGGATGGGAAATATTCAACCTGCTCTCCTCGGTAAGCGGCTTCATCCTCTCGGCGGGGATCGCCATGATGTTGCTGGATATTGCGCTGCACTTTCGTTTCGGCAAGCCCGCCAAGCAGAACCCCTGGAATGCCGGTACGCTCGAGTGGGCGCTTACCATGCCGCCGAGTCCCTACAATTTCGTCAGCCTGCCCGAGGTGGAAGGTCGCGATCCCTTGTGGGACCGGCCCGATCTACCCAGAACGATCGCCCAAGGCCGCCATGGCCTGGCGGTAGCGAATCATGGCCGCCGGGAGCTGTGGGGAACCGATCCGTTGACCGGAAAGGTGCGTGAAGTGATTCACCTGCCGGGCAACTCCTGGTGGCCGCTGTTCGCCGCACTGGCCCTGGCAGTGGTGTGCATCAGCTTGTTGCTGCGCTTGTATCCGCTGGCGGGTATCGCCACGCTGGTGGCGGCGGGCTTTTTGTTGCGCTGGTCATGGGAAAACGGGGCTCACCCCAAGGCCGCACCGGACGCGCACCGTGAACTGGGCGATCCTCCTTTGCATTCGCGAACCATGGATGGGCCCGGCTTATGGACGATGTCGGTGACGCTTTTGGCCAACGCGTCGTTCTATCTGTCCTTTTTATTCGGCTGGTTCTACCTATGGACTGTCTCACCGCTATGGCGCATGCCCGATGAATCACCGCTTTCGCTGACCCTGCTGGTCATCGGTGGGCTGCTGGTGACGGCCGGAATGGGGTGGCTGGAGGTCATGCTGCGCCGCTTGCGCCGCCGTGCCGACAACGGCCTGGGGCCGGGCATGTTCGCCATCGGTGCGCTGGGTCTCGGCCAGGTGGCGGTGGTAGGGCTGGCGCTGTGGGCGGCCGAACTGGACGTCACCCGAACCGCCCATGACGCGGTATTGGCGGTAGGTCTGGGCTACCTGCTTGTGCATGGGGGGCTGGGCGCCATTCTGGCTCTGATGCAGGGCATGCGAGTGAGGTACGGCTTCGTGGGCGCCCACGCGCCTTTCGAACCGGCGGTGGTGGCGCAGCTGTGGCGCTACAATGTCGGCACTTACTGGCTGCTGGTGGGCTCCATCGCGCTGCTTCCCCGGCTGTTGGGGGGCTCGCCATGA